The proteins below come from a single Cyanobacteria bacterium GSL.Bin1 genomic window:
- a CDS encoding RecQ family ATP-dependent DNA helicase, producing MDWQQIRDQLQAIWGYSDFRPPQGEIVDCLRRGKDALVVLPTGGGKSICFQLPALLQTGLTLVVSPLVALMENQVQELKERQLPAASLHSEIPRLERQRILKQLEKQQLRLLYLSPETLFSPPVWERLITPQLVINGLILDEAHCLVQWGETFRPAYRRLGVARSSLLQTKPAGSRIAMAAFTATADPIAQQTLETCLQLQDPIYFQQSPYRQNLRLQVKRVCTPAQRKKKLLQFILSRKKQSGLIYARSRSTTETLSQWLNSLGYRSAAYHAGLSASERRTIEQEWLEGTLQFVIATCAFGMGINKPNLRWVIHYQPPLLLSEYLQEIGRGGRDGNIATALTLVSEPTGLLYPEDKQRERYFVQKLRQQYQKARELTQQIPREGNIKIIEQMSPNGLIALSLLHSLDQLEWLDPFHYRLLPQQTSRSDPPKLLKQPQQMQQYLATRYCRWQFLLTAFGFTEQAKGFRCGRCDRCVQKSI from the coding sequence ATGGATTGGCAGCAAATACGCGATCAGCTGCAAGCAATTTGGGGATATTCTGATTTTCGTCCCCCCCAGGGGGAAATTGTCGATTGTTTGCGACGAGGAAAAGATGCCTTGGTGGTGCTACCCACAGGAGGGGGAAAGTCGATTTGCTTTCAACTGCCAGCGTTATTACAAACGGGATTAACCTTGGTGGTGTCACCGTTAGTGGCGTTGATGGAAAATCAAGTGCAGGAATTAAAAGAACGCCAGCTACCTGCCGCCTCGTTACACAGTGAAATCCCGCGTCTGGAACGTCAACGCATTCTCAAACAGTTGGAAAAGCAGCAGTTACGATTATTGTATCTTTCCCCAGAAACTTTATTTAGTCCACCGGTTTGGGAACGACTGATCACACCACAGTTAGTCATTAATGGTTTGATCTTGGATGAAGCCCATTGTTTAGTCCAGTGGGGAGAGACCTTTCGCCCCGCTTATCGTCGGTTAGGCGTAGCGCGATCGAGCTTATTACAGACAAAACCAGCCGGGAGTCGCATTGCAATGGCTGCGTTTACGGCAACTGCTGATCCGATCGCGCAGCAGACCCTTGAAACTTGTTTACAACTGCAAGATCCGATTTATTTCCAACAAAGTCCTTATCGACAGAACTTACGCTTGCAAGTGAAGCGAGTGTGTACCCCAGCGCAACGAAAAAAGAAGCTGTTGCAATTTATTTTATCTCGAAAAAAACAATCAGGTTTGATTTATGCGCGATCGCGCTCAACCACCGAAACCTTGAGTCAGTGGTTAAATTCTCTCGGCTATCGCAGTGCAGCGTACCATGCGGGATTAAGTGCATCCGAACGTCGGACCATCGAACAAGAGTGGTTAGAAGGAACGCTACAGTTTGTCATTGCGACCTGTGCCTTCGGTATGGGGATTAACAAACCCAATTTAAGGTGGGTCATCCACTATCAACCGCCCTTATTACTCTCAGAATATCTGCAAGAAATTGGACGGGGCGGAAGAGATGGGAACATTGCCACTGCATTAACTTTAGTCAGTGAACCTACCGGCTTACTCTATCCAGAAGACAAGCAACGGGAACGCTACTTTGTACAGAAACTGCGTCAGCAATACCAGAAAGCCAGAGAACTGACCCAACAGATTCCCCGAGAAGGCAATATCAAAATCATAGAACAAATGTCTCCCAACGGCTTAATTGCCCTTTCCTTGCTCCACAGTTTAGATCAATTAGAATGGCTTGATCCCTTTCACTATCGGCTGTTACCCCAACAAACAAGCCGATCCGATCCGCCAAAACTGTTAAAGCAACCCCAACAGATGCAACAGTATCTTGCTACCCGTTATTGTCGCTGGCAATTTTTACTCACTGCCTTTGGGTTTACCGAACAAGCCAAAGGGTTTCGCTGTGGTCGCTGCGATCGCTGCGTGCAAAAATCAATATAA
- a CDS encoding DUF4346 domain-containing protein, which translates to MSMTQTHLTTNLSAIDNELSKRHINLDPGGYFIIYLDREAGLICAKHYRNLVDEEGFALHPVTGERLSAKCNNSDLVASHIYTGRTAKELCVKLFEETEPCPVTQFNHAAYLGREFVRAEIALIQGSEYIQD; encoded by the coding sequence ATGTCTATGACTCAGACTCATCTTACGACTAACCTAAGCGCAATTGATAACGAACTTTCCAAACGTCATATCAACCTAGATCCAGGTGGATACTTTATTATTTACCTTGATCGCGAAGCCGGCTTAATTTGTGCGAAACACTACAGAAACCTCGTTGATGAGGAAGGATTTGCCCTACATCCAGTAACGGGGGAACGGCTCTCTGCAAAATGTAATAATAGTGACTTGGTGGCAAGCCATATTTATACGGGTCGCACTGCCAAGGAACTATGCGTCAAATTGTTTGAAGAAACCGAGCCCTGTCCAGTCACACAATTTAATCATGCCGCTTACTTGGGACGGGAATTTGTGCGCGCAGAGATTGCACTGATACAGGGCAGTGAATATATTCAAGATTAA
- a CDS encoding DUF4336 domain-containing protein, with the protein MKQRDWLWRYWPLLPIYPYGKRRTLRREVLKNTIWTFEQVQGIFYVVVPIRMTVVRLEAGGLLVYAPVAPTPECVRLVRELEAEHGAVKFIVLPTISGLEHKVFVGPFARQFPNAQVYIAPQQWSFPVNLPLSWLGFPPKRTHLLSASYKDHPFGEEFDYAILGPIKLGLGSFGEVALFHKTSRTALVTDSVISIPQSPPESVQLDPYPLLFHARDNGLEPMQDTAAMRQKGWQRICLFANYFQPDALEVLESGDVWQEAKQAPDRSKKAYFGFYPFRWQPHWQASFEKLQGQGRLLVAPILQKLILNRAPQETIKWANLLVSWHFERLIPCHFQAPLEVSPREFRQAFSFLEKEELPINQTRYPLPEEDLAPLDSIEVTLRKGKLVPPPREKI; encoded by the coding sequence ATGAAGCAACGTGACTGGCTCTGGCGCTATTGGCCTCTTCTCCCGATCTACCCTTATGGCAAACGGCGTACCCTGCGCCGAGAAGTCCTCAAAAATACAATCTGGACCTTTGAGCAAGTGCAGGGCATTTTCTATGTTGTCGTTCCGATTCGGATGACAGTGGTTCGCTTAGAAGCCGGTGGGTTATTGGTTTATGCGCCCGTTGCGCCCACGCCAGAGTGTGTTCGCTTGGTCAGAGAACTCGAAGCTGAACATGGTGCGGTAAAATTTATCGTTCTTCCCACGATTTCTGGACTAGAGCATAAAGTTTTTGTGGGTCCTTTTGCCCGTCAGTTCCCCAACGCTCAGGTTTATATTGCCCCCCAACAGTGGAGTTTCCCGGTGAACCTCCCCTTAAGTTGGTTAGGGTTTCCTCCGAAACGGACGCATCTTCTCTCCGCTTCCTATAAGGATCATCCCTTTGGCGAAGAGTTTGATTATGCGATTCTTGGTCCGATCAAGTTAGGGTTAGGCTCATTTGGAGAAGTGGCTTTATTCCACAAAACCTCTCGCACGGCCCTTGTGACCGATAGTGTCATTTCGATTCCCCAAAGCCCTCCTGAGAGTGTTCAGCTCGATCCTTATCCTTTATTATTCCATGCCAGAGATAATGGCTTAGAGCCGATGCAAGATACCGCAGCAATGCGCCAAAAAGGCTGGCAACGCATTTGTCTGTTTGCTAATTATTTTCAGCCTGATGCCTTAGAAGTTTTAGAATCGGGGGACGTGTGGCAAGAAGCCAAACAAGCGCCTGATCGGTCAAAAAAAGCCTATTTTGGATTTTATCCGTTTCGATGGCAACCGCACTGGCAAGCCTCATTTGAAAAACTACAGGGTCAGGGACGACTGTTAGTTGCTCCCATCTTACAAAAACTAATTCTGAATCGTGCGCCTCAAGAAACGATTAAATGGGCAAACTTACTCGTAAGTTGGCATTTTGAACGACTGATTCCTTGTCATTTTCAAGCCCCCTTAGAGGTCTCTCCTCGTGAGTTTCGTCAAGCTTTTAGTTTTCTAGAAAAAGAAGAATTACCCATTAACCAAACCCGCTATCCGCTTCCGGAAGAAGACTTAGCGCCCTTGGATAGTATTGAAGTAACCCTACGCAAGGGAAAATTGGTGCCACCTCCTCGAGAGAAAATATAA
- a CDS encoding AarF/ABC1/UbiB kinase family protein, with product MTQQTVSASNSSQQYQDQRNSHHTTDETITVESSTQPLHPALTDTDWRYDPERINNYYQNRPLAVVRRLIALIFPGTAFGVRLLFDKLTGRIRQNEEKRAIELREILTELGPTYIKIGQALSTRPDLVPPIYLEELAQLQDQLPPFDNAIAYHFIEDELGSDPHQIYAEISDHPVAAASLGQVYKGKLKTGEEVAIKVQRPDLLRRITIDLYILRKVSFFATNHVKRIRSDLVAIMDEFANRIFEEMNYAYEGYNAERFKELYSYIQDIYIPKIYWDYTGRRVLTMEWISGMKLTNVQAIQEAGIEATRLVEIGVECSLRQLLEYGFFHADPHPGNLLAMPDGRLAYLDFGMMSEIKPYQRYGLIQAVVHLVNRDFEALAHDYVQLEFLSEDTDLRPIIPALASVFENALGASVAELNFKSITDQMSEVMYEFPFQVPAYYALIIRSLVTLEGIAIGIDPSFKVLSKAYPYVAKRLLIDPAPELRQSLRDLLFREGSFRWNRLENLLRNARNSEDYNFEKVLDQALDFLFSERGAFIRERLVDELVKAIDVYGQRSFYNFSASIREQVGLAVNETPPQLGQNNENLQHIQNILEILSDTPGFDPMRIVPLVPKVLSKPETHQMGQKVIGKLTEKAIARFIRNIALHEHPAHTQPGHNGKHSLPSAAKR from the coding sequence ATGACTCAACAAACTGTTTCTGCTTCTAATTCATCCCAGCAATATCAGGATCAAAGGAATTCTCATCATACCACTGACGAAACGATCACAGTGGAGTCATCTACCCAACCGCTACATCCGGCTTTAACCGATACCGACTGGCGTTACGATCCAGAAAGAATTAATAATTACTACCAGAATCGTCCGTTGGCAGTGGTGCGTCGCTTAATTGCCCTCATCTTTCCAGGAACAGCATTTGGCGTTCGCTTACTGTTTGATAAACTGACCGGGCGCATCAGGCAAAATGAAGAAAAACGCGCGATCGAGCTGCGAGAAATTCTGACCGAACTCGGTCCCACCTACATTAAAATTGGACAAGCCCTCTCGACCCGCCCCGACTTAGTTCCCCCAATCTACTTGGAAGAACTGGCGCAACTACAAGATCAGCTACCTCCTTTTGATAACGCGATCGCGTATCACTTCATTGAAGATGAGCTAGGGAGCGATCCGCACCAAATTTACGCTGAAATTTCCGATCATCCCGTTGCCGCAGCCTCTCTGGGACAGGTCTACAAAGGCAAACTGAAAACAGGGGAAGAAGTTGCCATTAAAGTCCAACGTCCCGACTTACTTCGTCGCATCACCATTGATCTTTACATTCTGCGGAAAGTATCATTCTTCGCAACCAATCATGTGAAACGTATCCGAAGCGATCTGGTGGCAATCATGGACGAATTCGCCAACCGGATTTTTGAGGAAATGAATTATGCCTATGAAGGGTATAACGCAGAACGGTTTAAGGAACTCTATAGCTATATTCAAGATATCTATATCCCCAAAATCTATTGGGATTATACCGGACGCCGTGTCCTGACCATGGAATGGATCTCCGGGATGAAACTAACCAATGTCCAAGCGATTCAAGAAGCTGGCATTGAAGCCACGCGCCTGGTGGAAATTGGTGTGGAATGTTCTCTGCGTCAGCTTTTAGAATATGGCTTTTTCCACGCTGATCCTCACCCCGGAAACTTACTGGCCATGCCTGACGGGCGCTTAGCCTATCTCGATTTTGGCATGATGAGCGAAATTAAGCCTTATCAGCGCTACGGATTAATTCAAGCGGTTGTCCATCTGGTTAACCGCGATTTTGAAGCGCTTGCCCATGACTATGTGCAACTGGAATTCCTCTCTGAGGATACCGATTTACGTCCCATCATTCCGGCGCTCGCGAGTGTTTTTGAAAATGCCTTAGGGGCAAGTGTTGCCGAGTTAAACTTCAAAAGCATTACGGACCAGATGTCGGAAGTGATGTATGAATTTCCCTTCCAAGTGCCAGCCTATTACGCCCTGATTATCCGTTCTTTAGTGACCTTAGAAGGAATCGCGATCGGCATTGACCCTAGCTTTAAAGTCCTGAGTAAAGCCTATCCCTACGTTGCCAAACGGCTTCTGATTGACCCGGCACCCGAGTTAAGACAATCTCTCCGTGACTTGCTCTTTCGAGAGGGCAGTTTCCGTTGGAATCGTCTGGAAAATTTGCTTCGTAACGCACGCAATTCCGAAGACTACAACTTTGAAAAAGTTTTAGACCAAGCCCTCGATTTCCTTTTCTCCGAACGCGGTGCTTTCATTCGGGAACGGCTTGTGGATGAATTAGTGAAAGCGATTGATGTTTACGGACAACGCAGTTTCTACAACTTTTCCGCTTCCATCCGGGAACAGGTAGGGTTAGCTGTCAATGAAACCCCTCCTCAGTTGGGACAAAATAATGAGAACTTACAACACATCCAAAACATCTTAGAAATTTTAAGCGATACCCCAGGGTTTGACCCCATGCGCATTGTGCCGTTAGTTCCGAAAGTGTTATCCAAGCCAGAAACCCACCAAATGGGGCAAAAAGTTATTGGTAAACTGACTGAAAAGGCGATCGCGCGCTTTATCCGTAATATTGCTTTACATGAACACCCTGCTCACACTCAGCCTGGTCATAATGGAAAACACTCTCTCCCGTCGGCAGCAAAGAGATAA